GGTCCGGGGTCAACAATTCCAGCTCGGCATAGTGCATGACGGTGCGGCGCGTGACCCCCGCTTCCCGCGCCAGCTCGGCGGTGGTATAGAAGGTGGTGGCAGGGGCGTCCGTGCTCAAGGAGTGATGACCACCTTGCCAGTCACGCGCCGTTCCAGCAGATCGCGCATGGCCTGTGGTCCGTCTTCAAGCGCGTAGCGCTGACTGACCAGTGGCCTGACCGTGCCGTCCATGACCCAACCTGCGAGCCGCGCCAGATTGCGGGCGTTGGCCGCCGGATCACGCTTGGCAAACTCACCCCAGAACACGCCCACCAGCGACGCACCCTTGAGCAGGGGCAGGTTCAGCGGCAATTTTGGAATCTCACCGCCTGCAAAGCCGATCACCAGATAGCGCCCGCCCCAGCCGATGCTGCGGAAGGCGGGTTCAGCGTACCTGTCGCCCACCGGGTCAAAGATCACGTCCGGACCCTTGCCGCCCGTCAGTGCCTTGAGCCGTTCGCGCATATCCTCGGTGGCGTAGTTGAAGCCCTCGTCCGCGCCGTGTTCGCGGGCCAGTTGAAGTTTCTCGTCACTGCCCGCCGCCGCGATCACCCGTGCGCCCAGCGCCTTGCCGATCATCACGGCGGCCAGCCCCACGCCGCCCGCCGCACCCAGGACCAGCAGCGTCTCGCCTGCCGCCAGCTGCGCGCGGTCCACGAGGGCATGCATGGTGGTGCCGTAGGCGAGAGGCAAGGTTGCGGCCACCTCGAAATCCATGCCGTCGGGCAGCGGCATCATCGCGGCCGCGTCTGCCTTGAGGTGCGAGGCGAACGCGCCCAATCCAGTAAATGCGACTGCCCGCTGCCCGACTTTCAGGTGCGTGACGTCCTTTCCGACGGCAGTGATGATGCCGGCCGCCTCGGCCCCAGGCACGAACGGCAGGGGAGGCTTGATCTGGTACTGGCCCATGACCATCAGCGCGTCCGGATAGTTCACACCGGCTGCCTTCACTTCCAGAACAACTTCATTGGCGTTGGGGAGGGGATCAGGCTGGGTCTGGACGGTCAGGGTCTCGGGCTGGTCAAAGGTCTGGCAGATCAGGGCGCGCATGGTGGTACCTCCTGAGAATCGGGACTGGGACGGTGGGGCGGAATGCCCTATATTAACGCCAACGTTCAAAGTAGACGTGTACGGACACCTGTCCCGTCCCCCACCACATTCAAGGAGTACCTGACATGGCCCCTTTCCTGAGCAAGCGAGACCTGCATTTTCAACTGTTCGAGGTGCTGGACAGCGCCGCCCTGACCGAGCGTTCCCGCTTCGCCGATCACAGCCGCGAGGTGTACGAGGACGTTTTGAATCTCGCCTACAACGTGGCTGACCGGTACTTCGCCAGCCACGCCCGCGAGGCAGACCTGAACGAGCCGCACGTGGTGGACGGCAAGGTGCAGCTTTTGCCAGCGGTGAAGGAGGCGATGCGGGCTTTCCGGGAGGCCGGGTTCTTTAGTGCCCACCATGACGAGGAGCTGGGCGGCCTGCAACTGCCTTGGGTGATGACGCAGGCCGTGCAGGCACATTTTCAGGCGGCGAACGTGGGCAGCAGCGGTTACCCCTTCCTGACCATCGGCAACGCCAACCTGCAGCGTGTGTTCGCCTCGCCCCAGCAGCAGGAAAAATACATGCTGCCGCTGGTCGAGGGCCGCTGGTTCGGCACCATGGCCCTTTCGGAGCCGCATGCCGGGTCCGGGCTGGCCGACATCACCACCACGGCGACGCCGAAAGACGACGGCACCTACAGCATCAGCGGCAGCAAGATGTGGATCTCTGGCGGCGAACACGAGCTGAGCGAGAACATCGTTCACCTCGTTCTGGCACGGATCAAGGGCGGCCCGGCAGGTGTCAAGGGCATCAGCCTCTTTCTGGTGCCGCGCTACCGGGTGAGCGACGACGGCACCCCTGGCGAGACCAACCACGTCGTGCTGGCCGGCCTGAACCACAAGATGGGCTACCGGGGCACCACCAACACGCTGCTCAATTTCGGCGAGGGCGGCGAGAGTGTGGGCGAGCTGGTGGGCGAGGCTGGTCAGGGCCTGCGCCAGATGTTCCACATGATGAACGAGGCGCGCATCGGCGTCGGCATGGGCGCGGTGATGCTGGGCTACGCGGGCTACCTGGCAAGCCTGGAGTACGCGCGTGAACGTGCCCAGGGCCGAGCTGCCAGCAACAAGGACCCGCTGAGCCCCGCCATCCCGATTATCGGCCACGCAGACGTTAAGCGGCTGCTGCTGCGGCAAAAATCGTTTGTGGAGGGCGGGCTGGCGCTGGGTCTGTACGCCTCGAGCCTGGTGGATGACCTGCAAACCGGGCCGGAGGACAGCAGAGCTGACACCTCCCTGCTGCTGGACCTGCTGACGCCCATCGTTAAATCCTGGCCCAGCAAGTACAGCCAGGAAGCGCTGAGCGACGCCATTCAGGTGATGGGTGGGGCCGGATATACCCGCGACTACCCCGTCGAGATGTACTACCGCGACAACCGCCTGAACCCCATCCATGAGGGGACCGAGGGCATTCAGGGCAACGATCTGCTGGGCCGCAAGCTGACGCAGGCAGGCGGACGCGGGTTACAGGTGCTGATGTCGCATGTTGAAGGTGAGCTGCAAGCCTCCGAGGGACTGGGCGGTCTGGACGAGATTCGCTCCACCTTGAAATCAGCACTGGAGCAGAATCAAACGGCGCTCAAAGCCATCCTGGGACGTGCTGTGGACCTGGGGCCGGACCTGTTTCTTGCGAATGCCAACAGCGCCCTGGAAATGCTGGGCCATACCGTTGTCGGTTGGATGTGGCTGCGTCAGGCCGCTGCCGCCGCCCGCGCCCTGCCAGATGCAAAGGGAGAAGACGCCAGCTTTTATCAGGGCAAATTGCAGGCCGCCCGGTTCTTCGCGATTTATGAGCTGCCCAAAATCGAGTTTCACGCCCAGTTGCTGGCGAGGGCCGACGCCACCACGCACGAGATGCAGCCGGAGTGGTTCTGATGACTGGAAAGATTGCCGAACCCCGCCTGTGCAACATTGGCACGCGCACACTGGCCTATGACGAGGTGCGGCCTGAACACCCGCAGGGCAACGTCCTTTTTCTGACCGGGCTGGGCAGCAACCGCCTGGGCTGGCGCGGACAGCTCCCAGTCTTCGGGGAGACGTACCGCACCCTGGCGATTGACCACCGCGATACAGGCGACAGTGACCCCACCGATGCCGACTACGCCACCGTCGATCAGGCTGATGACGCCGCAGCGTTCCTGCGGGCCATGAACGCTGCGCCCGCGCATGTGGTGGGCATCAGCATGGGCGGGTTTATCGCGCTGAATCTGGCGGTGCGCTGGCCGGAACTGGTGCAAAGCCTCACGCTGGTCAGTACCTCGGCGGGTGGGGAGAGCCATGTGAAGCCGGATGCGGCGGGCCTCGAGTCCCTGCGCCCTGACTTCACCCTATCTCCCGGCGACCGTGCCCGCCGCACCTACAGCTTGATGATGGCAGCTGGGTTTCTGGAGGCCAATCCTAAAGCTGCCGACGCTATTGCCGCCAACGCCAGCTACCGTCCGCTGACGCCAGAGCAGTACGCCCGCCAGTTCCGCTCCACACGCACGCATGACGTGACGGCCGAGCTTGAAAAGCTTCGTGTGCCAACGCTGGTGGTCCACGGCGACGCCGACCCACTGGTGCGCTACGAGAACGGACAGCATCTGGCTGCCCACATTCCCGGCGCGGAGTTCATCACTTACTCCGGCACCGGGCATATTCCGACGGTGGAGCGGATGCGAGAGTTTAACCGGGACGTGTTGAACTTTGTGCGGAGAATTGAGCCATAGCGATCAGCGCTGTATTCTTCAGTGCAACTGATGGTCTGCCTCTGAGTGTCGCAGTCGGCAGGGCAAGCAAGGCCTGCTCACCCGCAAGCATCGCCGCCTGCCCCTGTTGTGGGGGCAGGCGGCGATGCTTGCGGGCGGTACCGGTGCCCCTCTCCTCGTTACTGGTGCCGCTCGAATTGGGAAGTCATTTCGAGCAGGGCCGGTGTCTTGTGGAGTGCGGTTAGCGGAAGTTGCTCAGGGTGACGCTGGCATCGCCCAGTTTGAAAGAGAGTCGGCAGCCAGCCAGAGCGTCATTGTCGGCGCTGATCTGCATGCTGACGCCCGTATCGTTCTTGCCTCCAGTCGTGAGGATATTGATGGCCCGGTCGGTAGAGGTCTGGTCCGCATTGGCCACGACGGTGTTGCTGGTGAGCTGGTAGGTG
Above is a genomic segment from Deinococcus aerolatus containing:
- a CDS encoding NADPH:quinone oxidoreductase family protein, which encodes MRALICQTFDQPETLTVQTQPDPLPNANEVVLEVKAAGVNYPDALMVMGQYQIKPPLPFVPGAEAAGIITAVGKDVTHLKVGQRAVAFTGLGAFASHLKADAAAMMPLPDGMDFEVAATLPLAYGTTMHALVDRAQLAAGETLLVLGAAGGVGLAAVMIGKALGARVIAAAGSDEKLQLAREHGADEGFNYATEDMRERLKALTGGKGPDVIFDPVGDRYAEPAFRSIGWGGRYLVIGFAGGEIPKLPLNLPLLKGASLVGVFWGEFAKRDPAANARNLARLAGWVMDGTVRPLVSQRYALEDGPQAMRDLLERRVTGKVVITP
- a CDS encoding acyl-CoA dehydrogenase produces the protein MAPFLSKRDLHFQLFEVLDSAALTERSRFADHSREVYEDVLNLAYNVADRYFASHAREADLNEPHVVDGKVQLLPAVKEAMRAFREAGFFSAHHDEELGGLQLPWVMTQAVQAHFQAANVGSSGYPFLTIGNANLQRVFASPQQQEKYMLPLVEGRWFGTMALSEPHAGSGLADITTTATPKDDGTYSISGSKMWISGGEHELSENIVHLVLARIKGGPAGVKGISLFLVPRYRVSDDGTPGETNHVVLAGLNHKMGYRGTTNTLLNFGEGGESVGELVGEAGQGLRQMFHMMNEARIGVGMGAVMLGYAGYLASLEYARERAQGRAASNKDPLSPAIPIIGHADVKRLLLRQKSFVEGGLALGLYASSLVDDLQTGPEDSRADTSLLLDLLTPIVKSWPSKYSQEALSDAIQVMGGAGYTRDYPVEMYYRDNRLNPIHEGTEGIQGNDLLGRKLTQAGGRGLQVLMSHVEGELQASEGLGGLDEIRSTLKSALEQNQTALKAILGRAVDLGPDLFLANANSALEMLGHTVVGWMWLRQAAAAARALPDAKGEDASFYQGKLQAARFFAIYELPKIEFHAQLLARADATTHEMQPEWF
- a CDS encoding alpha/beta fold hydrolase; protein product: MTGKIAEPRLCNIGTRTLAYDEVRPEHPQGNVLFLTGLGSNRLGWRGQLPVFGETYRTLAIDHRDTGDSDPTDADYATVDQADDAAAFLRAMNAAPAHVVGISMGGFIALNLAVRWPELVQSLTLVSTSAGGESHVKPDAAGLESLRPDFTLSPGDRARRTYSLMMAAGFLEANPKAADAIAANASYRPLTPEQYARQFRSTRTHDVTAELEKLRVPTLVVHGDADPLVRYENGQHLAAHIPGAEFITYSGTGHIPTVERMREFNRDVLNFVRRIEP